From the Pseudomonadota bacterium genome, one window contains:
- a CDS encoding tetratricopeptide repeat protein, with product MPDRCSVVDSAVKIGKLFGMTARRALLVASLCFAWVALAEPAQADEAEVHYRLALSHKREGRLGAAIQEARTALGLRPAHAAARFTLGSLLRRTGDLEAALGEFKKVIGQSPGHAPAYALAGAVALRLKRHTEARSLLEQAIVLDPVDASSVANLGSLLARTGKSAEAIDLLRAALERIPNDAGLHNNLGVALRRQRRYDEAVVALQRAVDLQPDSDRFLLNLAVSLRGGEQFARAVPAYVRLLARRPAHKGALYDLAACYERLGRTTEAIDTYRKYIRVVRGSDPAAVARVGERVRELQRRSKP from the coding sequence ATGCCGGATCGCTGCAGCGTTGTTGACTCGGCGGTGAAGATCGGCAAGCTTTTTGGAATGACGGCGAGACGGGCGCTGCTTGTGGCCTCCCTGTGCTTTGCATGGGTCGCGCTCGCAGAGCCCGCACAGGCGGACGAGGCGGAGGTTCATTACAGGCTTGCCCTCTCCCACAAGCGCGAAGGCCGGCTCGGCGCCGCCATCCAAGAGGCCCGGACCGCCCTCGGGCTGCGACCCGCGCACGCAGCAGCCCGTTTCACGCTGGGATCGTTGCTTCGGAGGACCGGGGACCTTGAAGCCGCGCTCGGCGAGTTCAAGAAGGTGATCGGGCAGTCTCCGGGTCATGCTCCTGCGTACGCGCTCGCCGGTGCGGTGGCGCTGCGGCTCAAGCGCCACACCGAGGCTCGATCGTTGCTTGAGCAGGCCATCGTGCTCGACCCCGTCGACGCCTCGAGCGTGGCCAACCTCGGCTCCCTCCTGGCCCGAACCGGTAAGTCGGCCGAAGCGATTGATCTGCTGCGCGCAGCCCTCGAACGCATCCCGAACGACGCTGGCCTGCACAACAACCTGGGTGTGGCCCTGCGCCGCCAGCGCCGCTACGACGAGGCAGTGGTGGCGTTGCAGCGCGCCGTGGATCTGCAGCCCGATTCGGATCGATTCCTGTTGAATCTCGCGGTTTCGCTGCGTGGTGGCGAGCAGTTCGCGCGTGCGGTGCCCGCTTACGTCAGGCTGCTCGCACGCAGACCCGCCCACAAGGGCGCCCTGTACGATCTCGCGGCGTGCTACGAGCGACTCGGCAGAACGACCGAGGCCATCGACACCTACCGCAAGTACATCCGGGTGGTGCGAGGCTCGGATCCGGCCGCGGTAGCACGGGTGGGCGAGCGCGTGCGCGAGCTGCAGCGCCGCAGCAAGCCGTAG
- the tyrS gene encoding tyrosine--tRNA ligase → MGDSRASCAAEGLVGELAWRGLLHQHTGGHEFARHLETPGRVGYCGFDPTKDSLTVGNLVPIMLLRHWQRAGHKPIVLLGGGTGLIGDPSGKDSERQLLSRGQVEANAAAQRRILERLLDFSPQLPNAAVLVDNADWLESLTFVEVLRDIGKHFSVNAMIQKDSVRERLRNREQGISYTEFSYMLLQAYDFWHLYRTQSCTVQMAASDQYGNIVSGIDTIHRKVGRGPGGGDRAFALTAPLLTAADGKKMGKSGNNAIFLSAAHTSPYAFYQFWLNADDADVVGLLKWFTMLGKAEIEQIARQQQARPHERMAQRTLARELTTLVHGEDELRKAEAASQALFGADLRELSEQMLQDVFADVPHSSHEASLLQAGVRLVDLLPRTSLVRSKREARQFLDGGAIAINGTRAEPGHVLTSSDLLHAHTILLRRGKKHWHATRWT, encoded by the coding sequence ATGGGCGACTCGCGAGCATCGTGCGCGGCCGAGGGGCTTGTTGGCGAGCTGGCCTGGAGAGGCCTGCTGCACCAGCATACCGGGGGCCACGAGTTCGCCCGGCACCTGGAGACGCCGGGCAGGGTGGGCTACTGCGGTTTCGACCCGACCAAGGACAGCCTGACGGTCGGCAACCTGGTTCCCATCATGCTCCTAAGGCACTGGCAGCGAGCCGGCCACAAGCCGATCGTGCTGCTCGGAGGGGGCACGGGGCTGATCGGGGACCCGTCCGGAAAGGACAGCGAACGCCAGCTCTTGAGCCGCGGCCAGGTCGAGGCCAACGCCGCTGCGCAACGCCGCATCCTGGAGCGCTTGCTCGACTTCTCTCCCCAGCTGCCGAACGCGGCCGTGCTGGTCGACAACGCCGACTGGCTCGAGAGCCTGACCTTTGTCGAGGTGCTGCGCGACATCGGAAAGCACTTCTCGGTCAACGCCATGATCCAGAAGGACTCGGTGCGTGAGAGGCTGCGCAACCGCGAGCAGGGAATCAGCTACACCGAGTTCAGCTACATGCTGCTTCAAGCATACGATTTCTGGCACCTGTATCGAACGCAGAGCTGCACGGTCCAAATGGCAGCCTCGGATCAGTACGGCAATATCGTGTCGGGTATCGACACGATTCACCGCAAGGTCGGGCGTGGGCCCGGCGGAGGCGACCGCGCTTTCGCTTTGACCGCGCCGCTCCTGACTGCTGCTGACGGCAAGAAGATGGGCAAGAGCGGCAACAACGCGATCTTCCTGTCCGCGGCACACACGAGCCCCTACGCGTTCTATCAGTTCTGGCTCAACGCGGACGACGCCGACGTAGTGGGCTTGCTTAAGTGGTTCACGATGTTGGGCAAGGCCGAGATCGAGCAGATCGCCCGGCAGCAGCAAGCGCGGCCCCACGAGCGAATGGCGCAGCGCACCTTGGCTCGCGAGCTCACGACGTTGGTGCACGGTGAGGACGAGCTCCGCAAAGCCGAAGCCGCCAGCCAAGCGCTCTTCGGTGCCGACCTGCGCGAGCTGAGCGAGCAAATGCTGCAAGACGTATTCGCCGACGTGCCGCACTCGAGCCACGAGGCGTCGTTGCTGCAAGCTGGCGTGCGCTTGGTGGATCTGCTGCCACGGACCTCCCTGGTCAGGTCCAAACGCGAGGCGCGCCAGTTCTTGGACGGCGGGGCGATCGCGATCAATGGCACCCGCGCGGAGCCTGGCCACGTGCTGACCTCGAGCGATCTGCTGCACGCGCACACGATCCTGCTCCGGCGCGGCAAGAAGCACTGGCACGCAACCCGCTGGACGTAG